The Dyadobacter sp. 676 DNA window GATCGCGGAAATCGCGCCCATACCAGTCACCAGCACCCTTTCCATCGAACGTTACGCGGCTTTTATATTGGCGAGAATATATTCCGCCATGTGATTCACATCGACGAGGATCTTGCGGCCCTCCGCCGGATTATTGATTTTAATACCATATTCCCTTTCGAGCAGCACCACCAGTTCGAGCGAATCGATGGAATCCAGCCCCAGATCGCCGCCAAAAAGCGGCTCGTCGTCCTTGATGTCCTGAGGGTTAATATCGAGCAGGTTCAGGTATTGTACAATTTGCCCTTTCAGAATGGGCTTCAAGCTTTCTATGTCCATATTGATTTGTTAGTCGCTTCTAAAATCACCGGTGAGCTGCGCTGACCGGCAGAGGGTGCACGGGATAGAATTTCAAACTTAAATAATTCTTTCCAACCGTAGCTTAAAATATGTACCAAGTTGGCAAAACACGATGAAAATGCCCAGAAAAACGAATACCGTTCGCAAATCATGCCAGCTACCGCCTTTGAGGAACAGTACGTAAAATCCTTCGAGGCACCAATGCAGCGGGGAAAAATTGCTAAAAAACTGCATGAAACCCGGCATTACGAAAGTGGGTACCAGAATGCCGCCGATCGCCCCGAAGATAATAATGGAAATCGCGCCGAAACCATTGGCCTGCTGCTCGGTACGGGCAAATGCGCCGATCATTAAAGCATAACTCACAGCCGCCATACTACTGATGAAAATCACGGCAATGGTAGCGATTATATTGCCGGGAACGCTTAGCTTCGGCAAACCGAGTTCCGGCAATATCCAGACGCCCATCGAGAAAGTAAGCACCACTTGCAAAGCCGCAACGACCACGTAAACCGCCATTTTACTGAACATCACCATCATGAATGTGGTCGGCATGGTCTTCAAACGGAGGAAGCTGCCGCTGATCCGTTCCTTGACGATGTTGCTGCCCAGCGAAACGACCATGAAAAACATCGCGAAAATCGTCCAGGCAGGTACATTATGCTGCGTCGAATTCGGGATGGCGGTGGAATTATTGTTCCGGGCAACGATTTGATCGATGCGTACACGGTTCGAAATCATTTTTTGTTTAAGCTTCGCAGATTTTTCGGCAATATCCATATTGGCGTACATCCTGTCGATCATCAGCGAATTTTCGATCACGCTCATGTACGACTGGATTATGCTCATGACCGAGTAGCTGTAATTTTCCTGTAAAACGGGATCATTATAAAAGGAAAGCCGTGGCATGGAAGTCTCCTCGCGGGTAGTAGTATCGTGCCCGAGACCGAGATCGTCCATCAGAATACCGCTTACGTCCTCCGCATTGCTTTCAAGCCCGGCGGAGAATGTCGCCGGAATATACAATGCGATCATTTTCCCTCTCGATAATAGTTCCGAGCGCAAAGATTCCTGCGGAATGCCGTTTTGCGAATCTATCTTAAAAAGGCCCGAGTCTTTCAGCAAATCCACCAGTTTACTCCCTTCTTTTCCTTTATCGTGATTGACTACCAGCAGGGGGATCTGGTTTTCATTCACCATTTTATAGGCGCTGTCCTGGATGATCGTGATGATGAACACCAGCAGCAAAGGCATCAGAAACATCAAAGCCAGCCCCACTTTATCGTTGATAAGCAGCAGCAGTTCTTTGCGAAGTGACGAGTATAATTTAAACATAAGCTTAATCGCGGTACGCTTCGCCGGTGAGGTTGATAAACAATGTTTGCAGACTGGCAACCGAATGCACCGCTTTCAAATGCTGCAACCCGCCTGTTGCTATAACCTTTCCGTGATCGATCAGCGCGATATTTTTGCAAAACTCCTCCGCTTCCGACATATGGTGCGAAGTGTAAACGATGGTTGTCCCCGCCTGGTTAAGCTGCTGTAAATAGCGGATGATGGCATTCCGGCTCTGCACGTCCACACCGACTGTCGGCTCGTCGAGGAAAAGGATATCCGGCTCGTGGATTATGCCGATGGCGAGATTCACACGCCGCTTCATTCCGCCCGAAAATGTTCCTACTTTCTTGTCGGCTGCTTTTCCAAGCCCCAGCACTTCGAGCAAATGCTCGCGGCGTTCTTCCAGCCTGCCTTTCGACAGGTTATACATCGCCCCGAAGTAGTCGAGGTTCTGGCGGGGCGTCAGTTCCTGGTAAAAGGCATATTCCTGGGGCACAAAACCGATCCGGCTCTTTCGCTCCGCATCGGAATACTGCCTGCCATTGTAGTAGAACCGCACACTGCCCGCCGAAACGGGAATAATGCCGCAAAGAATGGAGATCAGCGTCGTTTTACCCGCACCATTCGGCCCGAGCAGCCCGAAAACATCCGATTGCGCAATGTCGAGCGAAACGGCGGACAGGCTATCCTCGCCGGCGGATTTATAACGCTTGTAAACATCCCTGATCTCAATGCACACTGTACCAGCCATAGCCACACGCTTACTTTACAAGCTTCAAGCGGGACAGTTTCTGAAATGCCTCTTTCTCGACCAGACGGATTTCCAGCATCATATCGGCGATTTCCTCAAAATCTTTTTGTTCGGTGAGGCGGCCTTTGTACACACCCGCCATTTTAATGGCGCTGGCACGCCACATGTCTCCGGCTTTGGTGAAATCTTCGGAAATATTGGCTACACGGTCGTCCTGCAAATAGGCCGCGGCTTCTTCCAGGAACGCGCCGTACAGGAAGCGGAAGCCGCCGCCGCCGGTGCCGATCTCCTCCTGCATCCTTACAATCTGACCCAGGTACAGGCCTGCCTTGCGTAAACCCAGCTTCTCGCGCCATTTGCGGACGTGGTTCGAAGTGTGCCGGATGCCGTTCACCCCCGCGAAATTACCCGGAATGTTCAGCATATCGCGCACATTGCGGCGAATACCCCTCGCGATTCCCTTGCGTATCATGTCCGCGGAAACGGGTTTTATTTTTTCGGGGAAATAAATATGGCCCCTGGGTGCCAGCGGGCCCTGCGCGAAACGCACGCGGGAAAGTTCTTCTCTGGAAAGCGACGTAACGTCCTCCATCACCGGATCGCTGATCAGGTAACGACCGTTCTCTTCGCCAAAAACGATAAGGTTATGGGCGTTAAAATGAAAGCGGTATTCTTTAGGGAAATAGCTGAGGTGAAAAACCCCCACCTGGCAGCCTACCGGCGCACCTTCCCTCACTTTTTGGTCCAGGAATGCCTCCGCTGCCGCCGGGTTCGAGAATTTCCTGCGGGTAACCTCTACTCCAAGCGACTTGCAGGTTCTCTTAAAGATTGCGCCGGGCATGGTACGGAAAGAAATCGCCGGGCCGTTGTTGACAGTCAGAAATGGTATTTGTATATAAAACAGGCCAGAGCCCATTCCAAACGCCAGCGGCTCGGTCATGAAATCGAGGCCGTGGTAGCGTAGCAATGCGGTTGTTACCCCGTTCTCGCAATGGGCGGTCTGCACGTGGCGGAATTCATCCGTTTGGCTATCAATGTTCACTGGATCAACCTTTAAAATTTTTCAATTCGCTCACGGTAATGTCGAAAGCCCTGGCGTATTTTTCCAGCTTTCTTTCGCTCAGGTTTTTAAAAACGGATGGTTTGAAGTGTCGTTTGATAAAAAACGGGAAAATCCCCGTGTAGCCCGAAAGGACCGACAAATCCATCAGGCGAAGTTCCATAAAATAGTATACCGGGCTTTTTTCCCCGTTTGCTACCGCCCGCCGCGCCGCTTCCACTCTTTCGTTGACCTCCTCCCAGGCGCTGTCGAGCGCCTGCTTTTTGATTTCCCAGCCCTTGCTCAATGCGGTTTCGTATTTGCCGTCGTCGTTTTTGACGTAGCATACTTCCCGGGTGAATTTATCGAGCGCGCCGGGATCCTGCGGAAGTTCTTCCTTTTTCATGGTTATGGGCAGCTATGATGGTTACAATAACGCACGCCGGGCTTCCGGCCCGGTCAGCATACGGTGAGCAGGCAAAACATGTACGAGAAACGCGAGCTCTCGGGCACTGCCAGCAATATTTTCTCGCCCTTTTTCAAAGCCCCGCTATTGAATACTTCTTCCAGCATCATATAAATGGAAGCCGCACCGACGTTACCTTTCGTCACGAGGTTGGTATACCATTTTTCTTTGGGAACGGGCATGCCGTTTTCTTTGAAAAACTCGTCGATTTTACCTTCGAAGAAATAGCTGGACAAATGCGGCAGGAAGTAGCTCACATCGTCCATAGCCATTCCCTTTTTTATCAGAATATCTTTCAGCTTCGCGAAACCTAATTTAACAATTTTTTCGCCTAACAGCTTCACATCCTGCTTGATACTCAATATCGATTGCTCCTTGATTTCCTCGGCTGTGTAATCCTTGTAGCTCTTCAGTGTACCGTCTTCCAGCTTGTCGGCGCCCATGTACATACACGGCTCCACCTCGTTGGCGTACGAGCAGCCTTCGATCCAGTCTATTCTCAGGGAGATTCCATCCTTGTTCGGGGCCGGTTCCACCAGGAATGCCCCCGCACCGTCGGAGAGCATCCAGCGAAGGAAGTCTTTCTCAAATGCCAGATAAGGGTTCTTTTCCAGCCGGGCAAGCTGCTGCACCTCGTCTTCGAACTGATCGGCCCGCAATATGGTCGACAGCCGTTCCGAAGCGCAGGACACCGCTTTCTGTTTCTCGCCGAGCTTCACCGCCATATAGGCATACTTGAACGCATGCATCCCGGCGCAGCAAACACCCGAGGGCGATACCACTTCTATCGACGCCGCTTCGGGCAGGTTACCGTGCACCATCGAGCCATGCGAAGGCATCAGCTGATCGGGGCTCGATGTGGCGCAGCTCAGCAGATCCATTTCGCCGATCTCCGCGGGATTATTTTTAAAAAGGCCCTTAATGGCAAGCGACGCCATTTCCGCATTGGTGTGCGTGGGGGTTCCGTCTTTCCGCAATGCGTAGTACCTGTTTTTGATCCCGTTATTGCGCAGAACAATCGCTTTCGACTTAGAGGGTTTTCCGTTGATGTATCCTAAATATTCTTCCATTTCCTCATTGGAAACGGACTCATTCGGTAAAAACTTGGCAATTCTGGTAATATATGCTTCTGACATTATAATTTGGTTTCTACACCACAAAAGTATTCTTTTTTCTTCTTAATCGCATTCGCGGTAAACGGCGCGACCAGTAACCGGTACAACGTGACCAACACCGGCGCGACCATAAAAAGAGCTACCAGCAGGTAATATTTGAAAAAACCGACCAGTCGTTTCCGCTTTTCGGGGGTAGTGCCTTTTGTCTTGATCAGGTTCGCCCAGATCCTGAAAAGTTTTTTCGCCCGCCCTTCGATGAAAAGGATGTCGGTAGGTATCCCGATGAGGCCCGTGGCCATAATCTCTTTCTGTAAACCTGCGTATTCCCGGCTTTCGTAGCATTTTTTGACGATGGCACCGAAACGCGCCGCGCTCTGAATGTCCTCGTCACTCACCCCCGGCTTCGGGAAAATGCCCCATTTGCGGTCCTTCCGGCCGGTGAGCATCCAATGCAGAATGGTCACCGCGCTGACGAGGTTTGAAACGCGGTCCATCAGCGGGATATTGCCCACAAGCCTGCCGCCGGCATCGGCGATCAGCTTTTTGACGCTCTCCTGCGAATTGAGCCACATATTCCTCCCAGCGATCACGGTCACAACCGGCGTGCCGCGCAGCCGGGCCTGAAACCCGGGCGATTTCAGCAGGGAGGTAACCGGAAGCGATGGCGACAGAAACCAGGGCTGGTAACCGATCACAATGAGGTCGTAGCGCTCGGCGCCGAAATGCAACGGTTGAAGCGCAATTGGCTCTTCCTGCACGCATTCGGGCATCTTGTCGAAAAACTCGTCGGTAGTCCAGGGAAAAGCAAAAGGCTTTTCCGGGAAAATTTCCAGTCGCTCTACTGTTTCAGGTGCGAACGGTTTGAGAAACTGTCCGATGATTTCATTTAGCTGACCTGACTGCGAGTAGTTTACAACGAGTATATTTTTCATTGAGCGATGAAAATCCTGTTAATGCTTCTATTTGAGATCCGACTCTTTCAACACCTTCGAATCCTTCGCGTAATCGGCGATGACGTTTTTAAGGTCGGCGTCCAGCTTGTCATAGCCCGAAACCACCGCCTGCTTATCGGCATCTATTTCCTTATTGTATTTCAAAATCCCCGGCGCGTGCTCCTGTACGGTCAGGCGCAGGAAACGGAACTCCGTGTTGCCCGGATTATTTTTGATCTCGTCTTCGAGCAAGTGTACGCCCTTTTTGAAGGTTTTTACTTTTTCCCCCACCCCTTTCACAAATCCCGCCTTTTTCATTGTCAATGCACCCTTATAGGCATTCAATTTAGGCGTCGCTTTCTCGGTTTCGAGCCTGGCGAGCATTTTATCGATTGATTCCTCCTGCCCGCTCGACAATGCTTTGTAATAGGTTTCCTTGTCGATCTGCGCCCGGACGGAAACGGTCGCCCCGAGCAGAAACGCAAGGCAAACCGCCATTAAACGCTTCATAGCTATCAATTTTTACTTATTCCGGATTGTAACCAAGGAATGTCAGGCCCTCTTCCTGCATTCCAGAATCGTGTGATAACTGTCGCCGATCAATGGATAAGTTTCAACCACTTCAAAACCCGCCTGGCAAACCAGCTCTTTCATCACGCCGATCCTGTACATCTTGCTATTGCCGTTGGCCATAATTGTAAAATATAAAGAGGTCGCCACCAGGCTGTAATGTGCAGCAGGATAATTCTGGTTATCAAAAAATGGTTCCAGAATGAAAAGGGTGGTATTTTCGGAAGCCGCCTGACAGGCATTTTCAAGTATCGCGACGATCTGCTCTTTGGAAAAGCAATCCAGGAACTGGCTCATCCAGATCACATCGGCGCCTTGCGGGATCTTTTGGGTTGTATCGAGCAGGTCGATCGCGTGAAAGTCGATACGGTCGAGCAAGCCTCTTTCGGCCGCATTCGCGCGGGCGACATTGAGCTGAACCGGCAAATCGAGTATTTTAATCCTAACATCGGCATCATGGGCGCAGCACGCGAACGACCATTTGCCGGTATTGCCGCCCACGTCGAAAATCAGTTTCGGCTGTTTGGAAAATACGATTTTTAACGCATCGGGGAATGCATTGTCGGAGTAGTAATGGTCAAATTCGAACCAGGACGTCTTGGCAGGTTCCGGCAGGATCGACAGACCTTCGTAGATCGTCGGCCAGCTACCCAGCTCTTTGAGGCCTTCGGGCTTGCCGTTGACGATGCTTTCGGTCATGTGGCTCGCACCCAGGTAGCACACGTCCCTCATGAAATTCATATTTACCCGGGTCATTTCGTCCTTCAAAAGGAAAAAGCCGATCTTGCTGATCCTGACGACATCGTTTTCCGTCTCCACCACGCCCAGAACTTCCGCCGCTTCGAGCAGGAGAGTGACACCGTATTCCGAGACGTTCACATTCCGGATAATGTTTTCGATGCTCACGCCCTTGCGGTTTTCGCCGATGTACTGCAAAATGCCCAGATCCCTCAACGCTACCACCGCCTGAAAGTACATCGGGCCAAACGCTATCTTTTGTGCTTCATACTTGGCTTCAATAGCCGACAATTCTTTTTTCATTGTACGCTTTTATTGTTCCCTGATTGTTCGGAAGAGGGTATCATCCTGTCCTTGTATCTCCTTCTGTATTTGGCTTTTTTCAAATCTTCTTCATGCCAGACAATATACTTGCCGATCGTGCCGCGGAAACGCTTGAAAAAACCTTCCCGATCCGACAGCTTCACAAAACCTTCCCTGACGACCGCATTGCTGTGGTCGGCTTTCGGCTCGTAGACGTTCAGCGTTTTAACCGTATCGATCACCGTCGGCAGCAAGCCGATCGGTAACTCGTACTTTTTGATGAACTTTTTCATGTAGCTCGTCTGAACGGGATCGGTGGAAAGCGCAATCTTTGAAAAGCCATGTTCTTTTGCTACACGGTAGGAATAGTATACGTTTTCGGTGCTGTGCTGGGCCTTTTCCTCGGTAAACAGATGCTCGCGGGGGATTCCGAGCGCCTCGGCATAATTGGCCATTACCCGGCTTTCGATATACGGGGTAGCTACCGCGCCCCCGGAAAAGATAACGTTTCTGGTATAACCTTTGGAATACAGATAGTACGCCCAGTGAATGCGTAATTGCAGCACCATGTCCCATTTCTCGCCGTTGTAAGGGAAGCCCGGCACGATGATCGCATCATACGGCGCTTCCCTGGCACCTTTTGTGAAAGCCTTCGCAGCCGAACGGTAGAGCATTTTACCACAGCCCGTAAAAAGCAGGCAGATCAGTAGCAGGAAAAACGAATTGGCTATACGCACGACGACGGGTTTTAAACAGTAAGCTGTGAAACGTTCACCAAACCCAGGCAAACAGATCACAGCTTACAAAAGAATGATATGGTATCGGTAATCAATCTGAGCTTTAAAAATAAACAATTCTATTTACTTTCTTATGCTTTGAAGGATTTGCTCCACTTCTTGTAAAGGTTTTTGTCGATCTCCTGGTTGATCTTGTAAACGCCGCCGGCCCAGTAATTACGGAAACCGAAACCGCCCGCTTTACCCTCGACTTTTTCGGTATGGATCACCTTTTTCGTAGCCAGGTCGATGAACGTTACCCAAGCGACCATCTTCTCGGCATTCTTATTGAGGCTTTCAACCACGTACACCACACCGATGCCGTCCTTTTCGCTCAATGAATATTTAGCGACGGATTTTTTCACCTGGTCTTCGGTAATGCTGTACTCGTCGTCGGTAATATTTTTCTCGACGTTCACCGATTTATTGTGCGCCACCATATCCTCTACTTTCGACTTGTACTGATCGTCTTTGAGGTTAAAAGCCTTTTGCAGCGAAAATTTCTTGGGTTCAAGCTCGATCAGGTTGTTCCAGCTCACGATGTGCTGGTTCTGGATCGCCTGTGCGTCGGTAAAACCTGCTTTCCCGATGTATTTGGCCTGCGTGAAGTCGAGACCCAGGAAAACCAGCCTGGTTTTACCTGCAACGAGGTCGGCCATGGTATTGTCTGCCTTAGCGAGCGCGGCATTAAACAATACAAATGCGAGGAGTAGTAACTTTTTCATAACGAGAGTAATTTGGAACGTTTGATTTATTTCAATTTTTTATCCAGGAACGCCGCCAGCGACTTGCCCGCTTTCGCGTAAGATTCGGCAATGCGTACGCCGGTGTCGAAATCGAATCCACCGAACTGGCCGCCCGGCACATTTCTCATCGCAATTTCGGCCACTTTGTTCGATTTGTTGGCCGATTCCACGAGGTCGACCTCAAAGTCCACATAGGCATTCTTACGCATGACCCCCACATTGAAACCAGGTTCTACGAATTTCGTTTTCACAATGAAGGTGTATTGTGCGTCCGGACGTGCTGTTACGGCCGTGAGGCCTTTGTCCGCCATTCCCTTGTTGAACAACTCTTCAAACTTCGGCTCGTAGCGGTTCTTGCGGTCTTCGACCCACGCTTTTTTCCAGGTATCGCCTTTACCGGCCTCCTTGGCATTATACTCCGCCGATTTCTTGTCGACATACTCCTGTTCGGTGGCGAATTTACCTACTCCGAAATCCGAATAATCGTATTCGACATTGACTGTTTTCTGCCCGGTCAACACGCCTAGATCACCTGAACGGAGGTCGACACGCTGGGCGAGGGCCGCGTCAGCGGCGAGGAACGAAATGGCCATTGCCGACGCGTAAATAAACTTTTTCATGAGCGTAAATTTTATTTTTATGGTAATAGAGGGGTCAAATATAGATCAATTTTTCAGGTTTGCGCTTTTCCTGTTTGTAGATACGGAAAGTTAGTTCTTCAGCGGTAACGAAAGTCAGTGCGGGCGATACCCGGAGCCTTGATTTGAATAGGGAATGCATGGTTTCCTTGAAAGCGGAGGTCTGCAATTGCATCGGCAGCACCACGGTGATCTCGTCGTTTCCAAACTCGTTTTTGGATACGACCACCTGGTACAAATCGATTTCTTTCACGGCGTCGAGCACGTCGAACAACGCAGGCGGAAAAATGGTCGTACCCTTGAATTTGATCATCTGTTGCTTCCGGCCCACCACCGGCCCGAGGCGCGGGCTCGTACGTCCGCACGCGCAAGGTTCATAATATACGTTACACAGGTCGCCCGTTTTGTAACGCAGCAGTGGCATCCCTTCCACACCGAGCGTAGTCACCACCACTTCGCCGAGCTCGCCGTCTTTTACGGCATCACCGTCGTCGTCGACCACTTCCAGAATGAGCAGGTCGGGGTTCAGATGCCCGCCTTTACCTTCGCCGCATTCGGTAAATGCGGCCCCCATTTCCGTGGATGCGTAGGTTGAATACAGCTTCACATCCCACTGCGAGGTAATGCGCTTGCCCAGTTCGTTCAAGGTAAAATCCGGGTTACGGATCGGCTCGCCGATGCAGATGATCGATTTAATACTCGAAGCCCTGAAATCGATGTCATTAGCAACCGCATAGTCGATCAGTCGCGGAATAAACGACGGAATAGCGATGATCACCGTCGGCGAAAACCGCTGGATGGATTCCCATTGCAAAAACGGCGCTCCCGGGCCGACGCGGATCATGCCTGCGCCCATTTTGCGCGCGCCCATCCAGTATGCGAGCCCGGCCATAAAACGGCGGTCGATAGTCGTCATCAGTTGGTAAATATCGTTTTCCGTCCCCCCCGCGCAACGGAACGACTGCGCTTCGTTCGTGGCCAGCCTTTCGACATCCGAATCGGTCAGGTAAAACGCCACGGGGTCGCTGAGGGTGCCCGAGGTCGTCACAAAATCGGTAATGCGGCTTTTGGGAACGCAGAGGAAATCGTCGTTGTATTGCGCCAGATCGTCCTTGGTCGTAAACGGCAGTCGGGCCAGGTCGGCCACCGACCTGATCGCGTCGACATTGATCTGATGGTCGCGGAAAACCCGCTTATAGTAATTGGAATAGTTGGAAACGTGCAATAAAAGCTGCTGCAAGGCCGGCTGCTGTGTTTCGGGATTCATGGCAATCAAAGGTTGGTATGAAAAAGCGGAAAATGCATTAATGTTTGCCTTTTTTGCTTTCGGTAATGCGTGCACGGATCGAATTTTCCTCGTTCAATGAAGAAACTTCGTGTTTCAATGCCTCCTCATAATAGCCGATCGCTTTGCTGAAGTTACCTTTCTTTTGATGATACTCGCCGAGAAAAAAATACGGGAGATAACTCGCGGGATTGTTCGCGATAAAGTTTTTCTCATCCAGCGGCGTCAGCGAAAGCGGTGTATCCAGCATCACATATTTAGTGATTTTCTGCTTCATTGACTTAAACGCCCCGAACTTTTTGTAATCCGCCGATTCCAGGAACGGGTCGCGGTCGATATTGAGCGAGTCGAATGAGTCGAAGTTTCCTTTTTGTGCAAAAATGCGGGTTAAATCATACCCCACGAACTCCCCCAGCTGGTAGGGCGGCGCCGAAATCCAGAACTCCTTTCTGGCAGGTTTGAAAACAATACCGTGATGGGCGATCAGCTGGTTGAGCAGCTTGGAATTGCCGTAACCGATGAATTTATCGTCCACACCCTTCTGGTCGCGTAAAATGGCGGCGGCCTGGTCCACATCCATCGGGTAGGAACGGCCCATCAGCTGCGTCATACGGTCGAACCGCGCTTTGGAATCGGTGTCACGGATATTATCGATATTTACCGAATCCTTCACAAATGCATTGCTCTGGTAATGGTTGGCACAAACCAGGTAATCCCTGCCCGGATCGTAGACATCCATTTTCTGGGGCGACTTCTCGATGATCACCGCCTTGTCATCGGCCGCAGAACCGATCAGAAGCGATTCTGAAACGAAGGTTTCGCTTTTCGAGGCGATTTTACGGGCTTCTTCGATAGTGCCGGCATATTGCAGGATCTCCCTTGCCAGAATCGAGATGGGTTCTTTTGCGGCGAAGGGAATATCAGACTTGGAAGCGTTCAAAGTGACGGTAATACCCTTTTCATTAATACCCGACACCACGCCCGTGAGCCCTGCCCAGGCGTAAGAGGCGAATTTGTAGCCTTTATCGGGATTCATGAAAACGATCAGCTTGTCCTCGGCGAACGCGTCGCCCATGTAGAAATCGAAATTACGCGCAATGAGCAATGTGGAATCCCTTGTGAGCGAATGATTAACCGCAAAAGAAGTACAACCTACCATATTCAGGTCCGTGAGCGCGTGGCCGATGTCGTGCGCCGCGTGGTAGTTGAGAATGCGGTAATATTTGGGGCCGATATAATTGAACTGATCGGAAAACGACTGCGAAACGCCGTAAATTTCCTGCTGGTTTTCAAGCGGGATGTATTTGTAAATATCCCTGTTGAACCAGCCCACAAAGCCTTTCAGCACTTGCAGGAACATCGCACTAGGGATCATTTCCCTGATCTGCCCGACAAAATGCACCTCCTGTTTCTCCATCAGCTCCCTGGCCAGAATACCGTAGATCAGTCCCCGTTCGTATGGCGCACCTTCGAGGTACATTTCCCAAATGCCGTGCTTATTCTTCCGCAGCCAGTTGTTGCCTACGCGGTAATGGTCCTCCCCCACTTTCTCACGTTTGTAACTTTCGACAGTTTTAGTACTTTCAAGCTCCGGCTTCGGTACGCGGATACGCCACAGGAACAGCCCGAAAAGTATCCCGAGAACCAGCAGGAAAATGGAAAAAGCTTTGAGCGCGGAACGTAGTACTTTGTTTTTAGGCCACATAAAAATCAGCAATCGGCCACGCAGATCATGCGGCCTTCGGATACCAAAATTAGCAATAAATGGGGATCGTTTCTATAAAAACCGTTTCACCGGTTTCGCAACTGGGACGGTGGCGTATGACCGAACCGTGGGAAGAGCTCCGGGAGATGATCGAAATACCGGCCGGGGAGGCAAAAGCATTCGAATCCGTTATCAAGAATAAGCGGAAGCGCGAATGGCTGGCTTGCAGGATATTACTGAAAGAAATGCTGGGGCGAAATGCGGTAATCGCCTACGACGCAGAGCGCAAGCCGCACCTCGCGGGCCTGAAAATCCAGATATCGATGTCGCATTCGGGCGAGTACGTGTGCGTGTACCTGCATGAACATGCGCCTGTGGGCGT harbors:
- a CDS encoding ABC transporter ATP-binding protein, with product MAGTVCIEIRDVYKRYKSAGEDSLSAVSLDIAQSDVFGLLGPNGAGKTTLISILCGIIPVSAGSVRFYYNGRQYSDAERKSRIGFVPQEYAFYQELTPRQNLDYFGAMYNLSKGRLEERREHLLEVLGLGKAADKKVGTFSGGMKRRVNLAIGIIHEPDILFLDEPTVGVDVQSRNAIIRYLQQLNQAGTTIVYTSHHMSEAEEFCKNIALIDHGKVIATGGLQHLKAVHSVASLQTLFINLTGEAYRD
- a CDS encoding phosphopantetheine-binding protein, with translation MDIESLKPILKGQIVQYLNLLDINPQDIKDDEPLFGGDLGLDSIDSLELVVLLEREYGIKINNPAEGRKILVDVNHMAEYILANIKAA
- a CDS encoding methyltransferase codes for the protein MKKELSAIEAKYEAQKIAFGPMYFQAVVALRDLGILQYIGENRKGVSIENIIRNVNVSEYGVTLLLEAAEVLGVVETENDVVRISKIGFFLLKDEMTRVNMNFMRDVCYLGASHMTESIVNGKPEGLKELGSWPTIYEGLSILPEPAKTSWFEFDHYYSDNAFPDALKIVFSKQPKLIFDVGGNTGKWSFACCAHDADVRIKILDLPVQLNVARANAAERGLLDRIDFHAIDLLDTTQKIPQGADVIWMSQFLDCFSKEQIVAILENACQAASENTTLFILEPFFDNQNYPAAHYSLVATSLYFTIMANGNSKMYRIGVMKELVCQAGFEVVETYPLIGDSYHTILECRKRA
- a CDS encoding BtrH N-terminal domain-containing protein produces the protein MNIDSQTDEFRHVQTAHCENGVTTALLRYHGLDFMTEPLAFGMGSGLFYIQIPFLTVNNGPAISFRTMPGAIFKRTCKSLGVEVTRRKFSNPAAAEAFLDQKVREGAPVGCQVGVFHLSYFPKEYRFHFNAHNLIVFGEENGRYLISDPVMEDVTSLSREELSRVRFAQGPLAPRGHIYFPEKIKPVSADMIRKGIARGIRRNVRDMLNIPGNFAGVNGIRHTSNHVRKWREKLGLRKAGLYLGQIVRMQEEIGTGGGGFRFLYGAFLEEAAAYLQDDRVANISEDFTKAGDMWRASAIKMAGVYKGRLTEQKDFEEIADMMLEIRLVEKEAFQKLSRLKLVK
- a CDS encoding AMP-binding protein: MNPETQQPALQQLLLHVSNYSNYYKRVFRDHQINVDAIRSVADLARLPFTTKDDLAQYNDDFLCVPKSRITDFVTTSGTLSDPVAFYLTDSDVERLATNEAQSFRCAGGTENDIYQLMTTIDRRFMAGLAYWMGARKMGAGMIRVGPGAPFLQWESIQRFSPTVIIAIPSFIPRLIDYAVANDIDFRASSIKSIICIGEPIRNPDFTLNELGKRITSQWDVKLYSTYASTEMGAAFTECGEGKGGHLNPDLLILEVVDDDGDAVKDGELGEVVVTTLGVEGMPLLRYKTGDLCNVYYEPCACGRTSPRLGPVVGRKQQMIKFKGTTIFPPALFDVLDAVKEIDLYQVVVSKNEFGNDEITVVLPMQLQTSAFKETMHSLFKSRLRVSPALTFVTAEELTFRIYKQEKRKPEKLIYI
- a CDS encoding beta-ketoacyl-ACP synthase III, with protein sequence MSEAYITRIAKFLPNESVSNEEMEEYLGYINGKPSKSKAIVLRNNGIKNRYYALRKDGTPTHTNAEMASLAIKGLFKNNPAEIGEMDLLSCATSSPDQLMPSHGSMVHGNLPEAASIEVVSPSGVCCAGMHAFKYAYMAVKLGEKQKAVSCASERLSTILRADQFEDEVQQLARLEKNPYLAFEKDFLRWMLSDGAGAFLVEPAPNKDGISLRIDWIEGCSYANEVEPCMYMGADKLEDGTLKSYKDYTAEEIKEQSILSIKQDVKLLGEKIVKLGFAKLKDILIKKGMAMDDVSYFLPHLSSYFFEGKIDEFFKENGMPVPKEKWYTNLVTKGNVGAASIYMMLEEVFNSGALKKGEKILLAVPESSRFSYMFCLLTVC
- a CDS encoding ABC transporter permease, whose translation is MFKLYSSLRKELLLLINDKVGLALMFLMPLLLVFIITIIQDSAYKMVNENQIPLLVVNHDKGKEGSKLVDLLKDSGLFKIDSQNGIPQESLRSELLSRGKMIALYIPATFSAGLESNAEDVSGILMDDLGLGHDTTTREETSMPRLSFYNDPVLQENYSYSVMSIIQSYMSVIENSLMIDRMYANMDIAEKSAKLKQKMISNRVRIDQIVARNNNSTAIPNSTQHNVPAWTIFAMFFMVVSLGSNIVKERISGSFLRLKTMPTTFMMVMFSKMAVYVVVAALQVVLTFSMGVWILPELGLPKLSVPGNIIATIAVIFISSMAAVSYALMIGAFARTEQQANGFGAISIIIFGAIGGILVPTFVMPGFMQFFSNFSPLHWCLEGFYVLFLKGGSWHDLRTVFVFLGIFIVFCQLGTYFKLRLERII
- a CDS encoding YdcF family protein, which codes for MRIANSFFLLLICLLFTGCGKMLYRSAAKAFTKGAREAPYDAIIVPGFPYNGEKWDMVLQLRIHWAYYLYSKGYTRNVIFSGGAVATPYIESRVMANYAEALGIPREHLFTEEKAQHSTENVYYSYRVAKEHGFSKIALSTDPVQTSYMKKFIKKYELPIGLLPTVIDTVKTLNVYEPKADHSNAVVREGFVKLSDREGFFKRFRGTIGKYIVWHEEDLKKAKYRRRYKDRMIPSSEQSGNNKSVQ